The following are from one region of the Rhodopirellula sp. P2 genome:
- a CDS encoding ABC transporter ATP-binding protein, which produces MSKRFRNTVALDNVSLHVPAGTVFALLGENGAGKTTLIRILTGFQKPDSGAASILGHDCGENSEEIRRKIGYVSDSPALYEWMTPPEIGWFVSAFYDDGFIARYRELIEEFQVPPATKIKSMSKGQRAKVALALATAHDPELLILDEPTSGLDPMVRRQFLESMVDRAAAGRTVLLSSHHINEVERVADMVAMIHGGQVKLVQSMNDLKQHTRIVTATMDDAHVESPDLPGRVLSETSNGRQRRWVITDWNDAGDLHWGPDDGVRQFHVSVPTLEEVFIAVCGQPLRDEPSSFDRRQEVNDGHFA; this is translated from the coding sequence GTGAGCAAGCGGTTTCGAAACACGGTTGCTTTGGACAACGTCAGCTTGCACGTTCCGGCGGGGACGGTGTTCGCCTTGCTCGGTGAGAACGGAGCGGGCAAGACAACGTTGATTCGGATCTTGACCGGCTTTCAAAAACCGGATTCCGGCGCCGCATCGATTCTGGGGCATGACTGCGGCGAGAACTCGGAAGAGATTCGCCGGAAAATCGGATACGTGTCCGACTCGCCGGCACTTTACGAGTGGATGACTCCGCCTGAAATCGGATGGTTCGTCAGTGCGTTCTACGACGATGGCTTCATCGCACGCTATCGCGAGTTGATCGAAGAGTTTCAGGTTCCGCCGGCGACGAAGATCAAATCGATGAGCAAAGGCCAACGAGCCAAAGTGGCTCTGGCGCTCGCGACGGCTCACGACCCTGAACTGTTGATCTTGGATGAACCGACCAGTGGGTTGGATCCGATGGTCCGCCGTCAGTTCTTGGAATCGATGGTCGACCGTGCCGCTGCGGGGCGAACGGTGTTGCTGTCGAGTCACCACATCAACGAAGTCGAACGAGTCGCGGACATGGTGGCGATGATTCATGGCGGCCAAGTCAAGTTGGTCCAGTCGATGAACGACTTGAAGCAGCACACTCGAATCGTGACAGCGACGATGGATGACGCTCATGTCGAATCACCCGATTTGCCGGGGCGAGTGTTGAGCGAAACGAGCAACGGTCGTCAAAGACGTTGGGTGATCACGGATTGGAACGACGCCGGGGATCTGCACTGGGGACCCGATGATGGTGTGCGCCAATTCCATGTCAGCGTGCCAACGCTGGAAGAAGTCTTCATTGCGGTTTGCGGTCAACCCCTGCGGGATGAACCGTCGTCCTTCGATCGTCGCCAGGAGGTGAATGATGGCCACTTCGCTTGA